The Fusobacterium simiae nucleotide sequence ATGTCCACTCTTAAATATTTTTTTGACATTGAAAATAAAAATGAAAATAGAAAACTTTTTTCTGGTTTAGATATTGAAAAATCAAAGTATATCTCAGAGCAAGGACAATACCCTGTTATCTTTATCTCTATGAAAGGGGTTAAAGCTCAAACTTGGAAGGATTGTTTATCAGAAATAAAAATTCTATTAAGAGTTTTATATGAAGAATTTTCTTTTGTTAAGGAGGTTCTAAGCCCTAGTGAACAAATTGAATTTGATAAAGTATGGTTTAAAAAAGATGATGGTGAATATTCTAATGCCCTTAAGAATTTAACTGCCTATTTGTATAAATATTATAAAAAAGAAGTCATACTTTTAATTGATGAATATGACAATCCTTTAATTACTGCTTATGAATATCATTATTATGATGATGCTCTTCCTTTTTTTAAAGTCTTTTATGGTGAAGCATTAAAGACTAACCCTTATCTTAAAATGGGGGTTATGACTGGTATTATTAGAGTTATTAAAGCTGGTATCTTCTCTGATTTGAATAATTTAAGAGTTTATTCTATTTTAAGTAAACAATATTCTGATTTCTTTGGTTTTACTCAAAATGAAGTTGAAAATGCATTAAAAGATTTTAATATTGAATATGAACTCCCTGACGTTAAAATTTGGTATGATGGTTATAAATTTGGCAATTCAGAAGTTTACAATCCTTGGAGTATTCTTAATTTTTTAGAAGATAGAGAATTAGAGGCATATTGGGTAGGTACTTCTAATAATTTTTTAATAAATGACATTTTAAAAAATATTAACTCTGAAATTAATGACTCTTTGGAAAAATTATTTAATGGAGAAAGAATTGAAGAAATTATCACTGGTAATTCAGATTTATTTTCATTACTTTCTTACCATGAAATTTGGGAATTACTTTTATTTAGTGGGTATTTAACTATTGATAAAAAAATTGACAGAAAACTTTATTCTTTAAGAATACCTAACAAAGAAATAAATGAACTTTTTAAAGATGAATTTATTAATGTTAATTTTGGTGAAAGTTTATTTAGAAATACTATGGAAGCATTAAAAAAGAATAAGATAGAAGGTTTTGAAAAATATTTACAAAATATATTATTAAAATCTACAAGCTATTATGATACTAGTAATGAAGATTTTTACCATGGGTTAATATTAGGAATGACACTTCATTTAGATAGAGATTATTATGTTACTTCTAATAGAGAAAGTGGTTTAGGTAGATATGATGTAATAATTGAGCCTAAGAATAAAAATAATAGAGGTTTTATTTTAGAATTTAAAGTAGTAAAAGATGAAAAAGAAATAGATAAAGTATCAAAAGAGGCAATAGAACAAATTATAGATAAAAAATATGATACTTCTTTAAAAGAAAGAGGAATAAAGGATATTACTCTTGTTGGTATTGCTTTCTTTGGGAAAATATTAAAAGTTAGTCATAAATAGAAGAAATTTAATTTTTCAAAAATAAGGGCTATTGCAATTTGCAATAACCCTTATTTTTATTTATTCTTCAAAACTTTTCAAACTTTCTTTTAATTTTTCTATCTTATCTTGATATTCTTTTTGTATTCTAAGCTCTCTATCAATTATATGTTGAGGTGCTTTTGAAGTAAACTTTTCATCAGATAATTTTCTATTTACAGGCTCTAATTCCTTTTCTAATTTAGCAAGTTGTTCATTAATCTTTTTAATTTCTGCTTCATTATTTAAAAGTCCTGTCAATATCATATATACTGATGAATTTCCTGCTACTCTTAAAGAACTTTGGCTTGGTGCTTCTAAGTTAGCTCCACAAGTTAATTCTTCTAAATTAGCCAATTTTTTAATGAATAGTTCATTCTTTTCAAGAGTTTCTAATTCTTCTGAGTTAGAAGTTGACACAACTACTTTTGCAGGTTTAGCAGGAGAAATTCCTTTTTCTGCTCTTATATTTCTAAGTGATGAAACAACTTCTTTT carries:
- a CDS encoding ATP-binding protein is translated as MKKIPIGVDDFKEIINNDFYYIDKTKFIADILNDGAKVKLFTRPRRFGKTLNMSTLKYFFDIENKNENRKLFSGLDIEKSKYISEQGQYPVIFISMKGVKAQTWKDCLSEIKILLRVLYEEFSFVKEVLSPSEQIEFDKVWFKKDDGEYSNALKNLTAYLYKYYKKEVILLIDEYDNPLITAYEYHYYDDALPFFKVFYGEALKTNPYLKMGVMTGIIRVIKAGIFSDLNNLRVYSILSKQYSDFFGFTQNEVENALKDFNIEYELPDVKIWYDGYKFGNSEVYNPWSILNFLEDRELEAYWVGTSNNFLINDILKNINSEINDSLEKLFNGERIEEIITGNSDLFSLLSYHEIWELLLFSGYLTIDKKIDRKLYSLRIPNKEINELFKDEFINVNFGESLFRNTMEALKKNKIEGFEKYLQNILLKSTSYYDTSNEDFYHGLILGMTLHLDRDYYVTSNRESGLGRYDVIIEPKNKNNRGFILEFKVVKDEKEIDKVSKEAIEQIIDKKYDTSLKERGIKDITLVGIAFFGKILKVSHK